From Acipenser ruthenus chromosome 23, fAciRut3.2 maternal haplotype, whole genome shotgun sequence, the proteins below share one genomic window:
- the LOC117412772 gene encoding sialoadhesin-like isoform X2, with protein MGGKKYYCCEHEPENFTESFSETCKTICLKEPNTEINKSEHFVYKEDLFSCFGDAHIEASNTTVDEGDNISLTYSTHKEVPGTSWFKDDGILVNRTQSNNLILTKVRSYFCTATNFCASNKINITINCSTFNVIINATSLAVNDMDNITLICITDHEVQEVLWFKDAVLFKRTQSTNLTITKVLKNSTGSYYCTASRSCGDSTSNKIDITVTAKRKPRKVSDANSTTTVTSQY; from the exons ATGGGTGGGAAGAAATATTACTGCTGTGAACATGAACCAGAGAACTTCACTGAAAGTT tttcagaaacatGCAAAACAATTTGCCTGAAGGAACCAAACACAGAAATTAATAAAAGTGAACATTTCGTTTATAAGGAAGATTTGTTTTCCTGTTTTGGAG ATGCGCATATTGAAGCATCAAATACAACTGTTGATGAGGGTGACAATATCAGCCTGACCTATTCAACTCATAAAGAGGTCCCCGGAACGAGCTGGTTTAAAGACGATGGAATACTGGTCAACAGAACCCAAAGCAATAATCTGATCCTCACAAAAGTTCGGTCCTACTTTTGTACTGCTACAAATTTTTGTGCATCGAATAAGATAAACATCACCATAAACT gtTCTACTTTCAATGTTATTATTAATGCCACATCACTGGCTGTCAACGACATGGATAATATCACCCTGATCTGTATTACTGATCATGAAGTTCAGGAAGTTCTCTGGTTTAAAGACGCCGTACTCTTCAAAAGAACCCAAAGCACTAATCTGACCATTACAAAGGTGTTGAAAAACAGCACTGGATCCTACTACTGTACTGCAAGCAGAAGCTGTGGGGACAGCACATCtaataaaatagacattacagTTACAG CCAAAAGAAAGCCAAGGAAGGTATCAGATGCCAACAG
- the LOC117412772 gene encoding sialoadhesin-like isoform X1, which yields MGGKKYYCCEHEPENFTESFSETCKTICLKEPNTEINKSEHFVYKEDLFSCFGDAHIEASNTTVDEGDNISLTYSTHKEVPGTSWFKDDGILVNRTQSNNLILTKVRSYFCTATNFCASNKINITINCSTFNVIINATSLAVNDMDNITLICITDHEVQEVLWFKDAVLFKRTQSTNLTITKVLKNSTGSYYCTASRSCGDSTSNKIDITVTGKTGHMNSCWVYIIERELRMWLYADVVAML from the exons ATGGGTGGGAAGAAATATTACTGCTGTGAACATGAACCAGAGAACTTCACTGAAAGTT tttcagaaacatGCAAAACAATTTGCCTGAAGGAACCAAACACAGAAATTAATAAAAGTGAACATTTCGTTTATAAGGAAGATTTGTTTTCCTGTTTTGGAG ATGCGCATATTGAAGCATCAAATACAACTGTTGATGAGGGTGACAATATCAGCCTGACCTATTCAACTCATAAAGAGGTCCCCGGAACGAGCTGGTTTAAAGACGATGGAATACTGGTCAACAGAACCCAAAGCAATAATCTGATCCTCACAAAAGTTCGGTCCTACTTTTGTACTGCTACAAATTTTTGTGCATCGAATAAGATAAACATCACCATAAACT gtTCTACTTTCAATGTTATTATTAATGCCACATCACTGGCTGTCAACGACATGGATAATATCACCCTGATCTGTATTACTGATCATGAAGTTCAGGAAGTTCTCTGGTTTAAAGACGCCGTACTCTTCAAAAGAACCCAAAGCACTAATCTGACCATTACAAAGGTGTTGAAAAACAGCACTGGATCCTACTACTGTACTGCAAGCAGAAGCTGTGGGGACAGCACATCtaataaaatagacattacagTTACAGGTAAGACTGGTCATATGAACAGCTGCTGGGTATACATTATTGAAAGGGAATTGAGAATGTGGCTATATGCCGATGTAGTGGCTATGCTTTAA